The sequence CACCcccggcagaagttgtgtccacacCTCAGGGTGACGGGATCTGAGTAGATGTTCAGGCAGATGGAGCAGCTCAGCTCGTCCCTCAGGATTACAGTTGCCATCTTCACAGGGTGGATATATCTCTATTGTTCCCTTTAGAAAATGGCAATAAGATCAGTGTCGACTTCAAGCCAGCGAGATCGGTGACCTTTGCTCAGCGAGAGGAAGGAGGAAGGTTATTTCCTGAAAGTTCAACCAATGAGACTGCCGAGAAGTAAAGAAGGACAGGATAGTATAACCAGGTATCCGAGCTTTACTGTGCAGACATTATTGTTTATAGCGAGAGATTATTACATGTGAGGGTTAAAAAattggggtattattacctcacacactgtagatatggctgataaatcttatatggaggtattattacatcacacactgtatatatggctgataaatcttatatggggatattattacctcacacactgtatatatggctgataaatcttatatggggatattattacatcacacactgtatatatagctaataaatcatatatggaggtattattacctcacacactgtatatatggatgataaatcttagatgggggtattattacctcacacactgtatatatggctgataaatcttatatggaggtattattacctcacacactgtatatatggatgataaatcttagatgggggtattattacctcacacactgtatatatggctgataaatcttatatggggatattattacctcacacactgtatatatggctgataaatcttatatggggatattattacatcacacactgtatatatggctgataaatcttatatgggggtattattacctcacacactgtatatatggctgataaatcttatatggggatattatttccttatacactgtatatatggctgattaatcttatatgggggtattattacatcacacactgtatatatggctgataaatcttatatggggatattattacctcacacactgtatatatggctgataaatcttatatgggggtattattacctcacacaacgtatatatggctgataaatcttatatggggatattatttccttacacactgtatatatggctgattaatcttatatgggggtattattacctcacacactgtatatatggctgataaatattatatgggggtattattacctcacacaatgTAGATATGGATGATAAAtcatatatgggggtattattacctcacacactgtatatatggctgataaatcttatatagggatattattacctcacacactgtatatatggctgataaatcttatatggggatattattacctcacacactgtatatatggctgataaatcttatatggggatattattacctcacacactgtatatatggctgataaatcttatatgggggtattattacctcacacactgtatatatggctgataaatcttatatgggggtattattacctcacacactgtacatatggctgataaatattatatggaggtattattacatcacacactgtatatatggctgataaatcttatatgggggtattattacatcacacactgtatatatggctgataaatcttatatgggggtattattacctcacacactgtatatatggctgataaatcttatatggggatattatttccttatacactgtatatatggctgataaatcttatatgggggtattattacctcacacactgtatatatggctgataaatcttatatgggggtattattacctcacacactgtatatatggctgattaatcttatatgggggtattattacctcacacactgtagatatggctgataaatcttatatagggggtattattacctcatacactgtatatatggctgataaatcttatatgggggtattattacctcacacactgtatatatggctgataaatcttatatgggggtattattacctcacacactgtatatatggctgataaatcttatatgggggtattattacctcacacactgtatatatggctgataaatcttatatggggatattattacctcacacactgtatatatggctgataaatcttatatggggatattattacctcacacactgtatatatggctgataaatcttatatgggggtattatttcctcacacactgtatatatggctgataaatcttatataggggGTATTAtttcctcacacactgtatatatggctgataaatcttatatggggatattattacctcacacacggtatatatggctgataaatcttatatgggggtattattacctcacacactgtacatatggctgataaatcttatatgggggtattattacctcacacactgtatatatggctgattaatcttatatgggggtattattatagtattattattggggCAGCGTATGTTTCAATTACATTAGGGACGGCATCCTTGTCGCTGATGTAATTGAAAGATACGCTGAGCGGTTTGATCCATGGCCATGGTGGGCCCCTGTGGAGctgtggggccccggcacttgcccggctcagccgggtgctgacgccggctctgtacaggaatataactactataatactgccccctatgtacaggaatataactactataatactgccccctatgtacaggaatataactactataatactgccccctatgtacaagaatataactactataatactgccccctatgtacaagaatataactactataatactgccccctatgtacaagaatataactactataatactgccccctatgtacaggaatataactactataatactgccccctatgtacaagaatataactactataatactgccccctatgtacaggaatataactactataatactgtcccctatgtacaagaatataactactataatactgccccctatgtacaggaatataactactataatactgccccctatgtacaggaatataactactataatactgccccctatgtacaagaatataactactataatactgccccctatgtacaagaatataactactataatactaccccctatgtacaagaatataactactataatactgccccctatgtacaggaatataactactataatactgccccctatgtacaggaatataactactataatactgccccctatgtacaagaatataactactataatactgccccctatgtacaggaatataactactataatactgccccctatgtacaggaatataactactataatactgccccctatgtacaggaatataactactataatactaccccctatgtacaggaatataactactataatactgccccctatgtacaagaatataactactataatactgccccctgtgtacaagaacataactactataatactgcccctatgtacaagaatataactactataatactgccccctatgtacaagaatataactgctataatactgccccctatgtacaagaatataactactataatactgcccgctatgtacaggaatataactactataatactgccccctatgtacaggaatataactactataatactgccccctatgtacagggatataactactataatactgccccctatgtacaggaatataactactataatactgccccctatgtacaggaatataactactataatactgccccctatgtacaggaatataactactataataccgccccctatgtacaagaatataactactataatactgctccctatgtacaggaatataactactataattaatactgcccccctatgtacaagaatataactactataatactgccctctatgtacaggaatataactactataatactgcccctatgtacaagaatataactactataatactgccccctatgtacaggaatataactactataatactgccccctatatacaagaatataactactataatactgccccctatgtacaagaatataactactataatactgccccctatgtacaggaatataactactataatactgccccctatgtgcaggaatataactactataatactgccccctatgtacaggaatataactactataatactgccccctatgtacaggaatataactactataatactgccccctatgtacaggaatataactactataatactgctccctatgtacaggaatataactactataatactgccccctatgtacaagaatataactactataatactgccccctatgtataggaatataactacaataatactgccccctatgtataggaatataactactataatactgcccctatgtacaggaatataactactataatactgccccctatgtacaggaatataactactataatactgccccctatgtacaggaatataactactataatactgccccctatgtacaggaatataactactataatactgccccctatgtacaggaatataactactataatactgccccctatgtacaagaatataactactataatactgccccctatgtacagggatataactgctataatactgccccctatatacaagaatataactactataatactgccccctatgtacaggaatataactactataatactgcccctatgtacaggaatataactactataatactgtcccctatgtacaggaatataactactataatactgccccctatgtacaagaatataactactataatactgccccctatgtacaggaatataactactataatactgctccctatgtacaggaatataagtactataatactgccccctatgtacaggaatataactactataatactgccccctatgtacaagaatataactactataatactgccccctatgtacaggaatataactactataatactgccccctatgtacaggaatataactactataatactgccccctatgtacaggaatataactactataatactgccccctatgtacaggaatataactactataatactgctccctatgtacaggaatataactactataatactgccccctatgtacaggaatataactactataatactgccccctatgtacaagaatataactactataatactgccccctatgtacaggaatataactactataatactgccccctatgtataggaatataactactataatactgcccccatgtacaggaatataactactataatactgccccctatgtacaggaatataactactataatactgccccctatgtacagggatataactactataatactgccccctatgtacaagaatataactactataatactgcccccatgtacaggaatataactactataatactgccccctatgtacaagaatataactactataatactgccccctatgtacaggaatataactactataatactacctcctgtgtacaggaatataactactataatactgcccccatgtacaggaatataactactataatactgccccctatgtacaggaatataactactataatactacctcctgtgtacaggaatataactactataatactgccccctatgtacaggaatataactactataatactgccccctatgtacagggatataactactataatactgccccctatgtacaagaatataactactataatactgcccctatgtacaagaatataactactataatactgccccctatgtataggaatataactactataatactgccccctatgtacaagaatataactactataatactgcccctatgtacaagaatataactactataatactgccccctatgtacaggaatataactactataatactgccccctatgtacaagaatataactactataatactgccccctatgtacaagaatataaccactataatactgccactatgtacaagaatataactactataatactgcccctatgtacagggatataactactataatactgccccctatgtacaagaatataactactataatactgccccctatgtacaagaatataactactataatactgccccctctgtacagggatataactactataatactgccccctatgtacaggaatataactactataatactgccccctatgtacaagaatataactactataatactgccccctatgtacaggaatataactactataatactgccccctatgtacaggaatataactactataatactgccccctatgtacaggactataactactataatactgccccctatgtacaagaatataactactataatactgccccctatgtataggaatataactacaataatactgccccctatgtataggaatataactactataatactgccccctgtgaacATGCTGCTGTATTGATGTTGTGCCTTGTAGTCGGTCGGTTCCTGTATATTAGGGATTCTTTCTCTGGGTGGTGGGTGCAGTGGGGGCAGAGTCCACTCTCctgtacatatagtgtatatatcctGGTATCAGCACATTACATTGAGCAGATGTGGGCGGGGCTTATGTGTATAACTCCTCCCAGCACTGAACCCGTCGTGTTCCTTAGTGGTTGATGGAACAAGTTATGTGACACTTTTCTTTCGATTTCTCCTTCCTCACTTCTcttataggaggtgcagagtctgGAGAGAAGACCTTGACATAGTAACCCCGGGCCTTGCGGTGACACAGGTATGGATGACcctgggatatacaggcaggattCCTCCCGTGGTAGTTGTACTGCGCTCCTGTGCATGTGTCAGCCCTCACTGCGGCCGATGTGTTATTTTAGGAGTTCCTCATACCAGCTGCGGTGACATGCGGGGGAGGGCGGAGGTGAACACTTGTCCCTATGCACAGGAAATAGTTTATGTAATAGGTGCAGTACCTTCTGCTGACAGACATAACAGGGGGGCGCTATCGAGCTACGCACCTGCGCCCCATGTGTCATCTTCCTCAGCATGAGACACATTATAGCCCTAGAGAAGAGTTATACAGCCCTGTGTGCCCACGTAGGAGGGATGCAGAGGGCAACCTATCCCATTGGTGACCCTATTTGGGGTGTAACTTGAAGTGCAGAAAACACCTATGAAGGCACATTGCTTGACAGTTATACATCCTAACAACAACTTGTTACACAGACGTGTGTATGGTACACATCGGGGTCTCGGCGGACCACTCAATGGATCTTTACATTAATCATAGGTGATACTTGGGATGGGCCGGGCAGTCCCATACATGTGTATGACCATAACCAGTCATAGTCCCTGTAATCTCAAGGTGAGACTTGTTACATACAACATGCTCCTCCTCTTATTGGTCTTGAGCGGCGTCACCTCTGACTACATTGTAATTGTGTAGTCAGACATTGCTTCTCACAGCTGCTGTAGTCTTGGGACCACACCCATCACACAGGACATGCTCCCCCCCACCACTTTTTCTGACTACATTGTAATTGTGTAGTCAGACATTGCTTCTCACAGCTGCTGTAGTCTTGGGACCACACCCATCACACAGGACATGCTCCCCCCCACCACTTTTTCTGACTACATTGTAATTGTGTAGTCAGACATTGCTTCTCACAGCCGCTGTAGTCTTAGGACCACACCCATCACGCAGGACgtgctctccctccctctttctgACTACATTGTAATTGTGTAGTCAGACATTGCTTCTCACAGCCGCTGTAGTCTTAGGACCACACCCATCACACGGGACATGCCCTCCCTTCCTGAATATACATTGTGTAGTCAGACATGGGCTAATTGAGAAGTCAGATTTGGGATCCACCGATATGCAATGGTTCAGGGCCACACTTGTCTTAGGCACAAGTTCTAAAATGTGCTCTCTAGTTGCATTATCTGACATCTTCAGGGTTGACCTCTCCCTATTTCGTGGTGCTGTGCCTATATCTGTCATACTCcatccttggggggggggggggaggttccaACCACCTGGTGCTACAATTCCTTCTTATGACTATACCGCATGGTCCCAATACACAACTGTGCGGTCCAGGTTAGCGCATGGAGCGGCTTTACAGCATACTCGGAGGTATGAGAGTTCTGCACTAATAAGGTTAGGAGTCCACTATAAGGACTGTGGCCCAGATCCGAGGGGGCTTAGTTTTAATAAATTTCTACATAAAGAAGCACACAGAATGGAGCAACGACCCCTATGGGACTTCTCGTCCGGGTTATTTCCTAGAAACCTCAGTTTTAAATAAATTCACATTCTTCACAAAGTGCCTTCAAtacttttcaaaatgttttggaaAAATTGACACTTTATAATTTTTCCCCCTCAGCCATGGAATCCAAGGATGTGTTGGAAGAACTCAACTGCTCCATCTGCCTGGGCACCTACAGGGATCCGGTCACACTGAGATGTGGCCACAACTTCTGCCGAGGCTGTATAGGTCTAGTGCTGGACAGCCAGGCGCGGTCTCGAGAATACTCCTGTCCCCAATGCCGAGAAGGTTTTAAGGAGCGGCCGGCTCTGAGGAAAAACACAACGCTGAGTAACATTGCTCAATGCTTCTTGTCTACCCAAAGTAAAAAAGACCGAGCCGCAATATGCTGCACCTACTGTATCCAGTCCTCGGTGGCCGCCGTTAAGTCCTGTCTCTTGTGTGAAGCTTCCCTGTGCCATAGTCATCTCAAAGTCCACAGCAAGTCTCCGGAACACATCTTATCCGAGCCCACCAGCAACATGGGGGGCCGAAAATGCCCCATCCACAAGAAGATACTGGAATATTACTGCACCAAGGAAGCCGCCTTaatctgtgtctcctgcaggttAGACGGTGACCACAAGGGACACAAGATCAAAACAATGAAAGAGGTCTCAGACGAGAAGAAAGAGAGATCAAGGCAGGTCTTCAGCAACTTAACCTCAAAAAGGAAAGAAACCGAGAAGAGGATCCAGAGAATACAAGACCACAAAAGGAAGGTCGAAGAAAGGGCCGATGGTGAAGTCAACAAAGCAGCCGCCATATTCAAAGACATCAGAAGGCgactggaagaggaggagaagaaggtcCATGCAGAAATCCACAAGCAGAGGGATCAGGCGTTACTCCCAGTCACACAACTTCTCCGGCAGCTTGATATCGAGAAGAAAGAGATGTCCTGCAAGATGGAACTCATCACAAGACTATGCAACATGGATGATCCATTTAAAGTCCTCCAAGAGCCGGAACCCACCAGAGATACAACGGACACAAATAGGGGTGGGATCTATGTTCTAGGTGATCTGGATGTAGGTCTCATCTCCAAGACATTGAACTCAAGTTTATCCGACTTCGTTGCGAGTGTGAAGACACAAACCCGTAAGGGAGAAGATTTGTCTCTATCGCTAGATGTGAACACGGCTTGCGAGGACATTGATATATCAGGCGACTTATCAACTATATCCAGGTCAGAAGTCAAACAGTATCACCCCGAGAAATTTCAGTACTATCCACAGGTTCTGAGTAGCCAGAGCTTCTCCGCAGGACGACACTCATGGGAAGTGGAGACCAGCCAATCTGGGACCTGGAGGATCGGAGTCAGCTACGCCAGTGTGGACAGAAGCGGAGATGGCTCATACTTGGGTGAAAATACCAAGTCCTGGTGCTTGCGTAGATACAATAGTAACCGGTATTCAGTGCTCCACGCCGGTAAGGAGACCCAATTAAGTCATAAGGTCTCCAGTCAGCGACTACGAATATGCCTGGACTACCAGGCTGGGCAGGTGGCCTTTTTCGAGTTGACCGACACAATTGTACATCTTCATACCTTCACTGCCACCTTCACCGAGCCCTTACATGCTGCGTTCTGTGTATGGGATGACTGGGTAAAACTACTGAAGTAGGAGTCACAACAAGAGTTGGTGAAAGGAAGTGACAACCAATCATCAAGACAACGGCAGCTCCCAAAAATGTTGTCACTGTCCTGGACCTACACCTTCAATAGCCGTCAGCTCATGGAGACGACAACTGTATATGCAGAACCCAACCGCACACACTTTTTGGTGCATGTTTTCTCACGAAGGAGAAACAAGTCACTGCCACTAGAACTGGACATCCCACCATATCACTGGACACATCATACACCAAGAGAAAGCCGACCCTGCCGAACCCAAcagatgtatgtgatgtgtgagaTGCCAATATGCCATATGATATACAATGCCGCCTTCCTATGGTAAATTGTCTTTGTGAATTTGTTTCATTTACTTTGAATGTGTTTTGGGTGAATCAAACCCCCATTGCGGTTCCCCCTAAACTGAAATCTTAAGGTAACTTTTAGCTTTCTGAACGTGACATAATCTGGGAGGTATGAAAAT comes from Engystomops pustulosus chromosome 6, aEngPut4.maternal, whole genome shotgun sequence and encodes:
- the LOC140065164 gene encoding E3 ubiquitin/ISG15 ligase TRIM25-like → MESKDVLEELNCSICLGTYRDPVTLRCGHNFCRGCIGLVLDSQARSREYSCPQCREGFKERPALRKNTTLSNIAQCFLSTQSKKDRAAICCTYCIQSSVAAVKSCLLCEASLCHSHLKVHSKSPEHILSEPTSNMGGRKCPIHKKILEYYCTKEAALICVSCRLDGDHKGHKIKTMKEVSDEKKERSRQVFSNLTSKRKETEKRIQRIQDHKRKVEERADGEVNKAAAIFKDIRRRLEEEEKKVHAEIHKQRDQALLPVTQLLRQLDIEKKEMSCKMELITRLCNMDDPFKVLQEPEPTRDTTDTNRGGIYVLGDLDVGLISKTLNSSLSDFVASVKTQTRKGEDLSLSLDVNTACEDIDISGDLSTISRSEVKQYHPEKFQYYPQVLSSQSFSAGRHSWEVETSQSGTWRIGVSYASVDRSGDGSYLGENTKSWCLRRYNSNRYSVLHAGKETQLSHKVSSQRLRICLDYQAGQVAFFELTDTIVHLHTFTATFTEPLHAAFCVWDDWVKLLK